In Bacillus sp. 2205SS5-2, a single genomic region encodes these proteins:
- a CDS encoding SRPBCC family protein: MINMPHQITINEKPEKIYEAITTSEGIKGWWTSDAKVEPTVGTVAEFGFYNRQAVFQMHIDKLEKGKLVNWTAQHDMPGWKGTKISFELSPQENGSTILHFSHSGWDSMDGPYAMINTTWGTLMSILKQYVEGGNPGAWYQGS; the protein is encoded by the coding sequence ATGATCAATATGCCACATCAAATCACTATTAATGAGAAACCAGAAAAAATATACGAGGCCATTACCACTTCAGAAGGAATAAAAGGGTGGTGGACTTCTGATGCAAAAGTAGAACCAACTGTGGGAACAGTTGCTGAATTTGGCTTTTATAACCGTCAAGCAGTTTTTCAAATGCATATAGATAAGCTTGAAAAAGGAAAGCTTGTGAATTGGACTGCTCAGCACGATATGCCTGGTTGGAAAGGAACAAAAATCAGTTTTGAATTATCGCCACAAGAAAATGGTTCAACTATCCTACACTTTAGTCACTCTGGATGGGACTCCATGGATGGACCGTATGCGATGATTAATACAACCTGGGGTACGCTTATGTCTATCCTGAAGCAGTATGTAGAGGGTGGAAATCCTGGTGCATGGTACCAAGGATCGTAA
- a CDS encoding nuclear transport factor 2 family protein, with translation MKKDQLVHGKLSNREKALSFLQLVVSRKVREAFLSHISPDFCHHNPYFQGDADSIMLAMEEDGAKNPDKIFEVKRVLEERETVVVYSHVKQNPKDLGVAVVHIFRFQDDLIVEMWDVGQPIPEASPNENGMF, from the coding sequence ATGAAAAAAGATCAGTTAGTCCATGGCAAACTCTCTAACAGAGAGAAAGCATTGTCGTTTCTACAACTTGTCGTATCAAGGAAAGTTCGAGAAGCATTCTTAAGTCACATAAGCCCTGATTTTTGCCACCACAACCCTTATTTCCAAGGAGATGCAGATTCAATTATGTTAGCGATGGAAGAGGATGGAGCAAAGAATCCTGACAAGATATTTGAGGTCAAGCGTGTTTTAGAAGAGAGAGAAACCGTTGTGGTTTACTCACATGTTAAACAAAATCCAAAAGACCTAGGAGTGGCTGTTGTTCATATATTTCGCTTCCAGGATGATCTAATTGTTGAAATGTGGGATGTAGGTCAACCTATCCCAGAGGCTTCCCCTAATGAGAATGGAATGTTTTAA
- a CDS encoding DinB family protein: MSDNKLLKQLEVIRAISTKSIESISEEVADEMPEGYKNTIRWHLGHIVAVTDAFLFNFAEIPMYLSEEQFEMFKSGSKPADWHTEPPTLDEISEMFNGQIDHIKKHLENRSMDEKTPKTFNLYGNPQETLGEVLNFCLYHEGFHLGYINGRTPKGFKRALK, translated from the coding sequence ATGAGTGATAACAAATTATTAAAACAACTCGAAGTTATCCGGGCCATTTCCACAAAATCAATTGAATCGATTTCAGAAGAGGTCGCTGATGAAATGCCAGAAGGATATAAAAACACGATCCGATGGCATCTAGGTCATATTGTAGCTGTGACAGATGCATTTTTATTTAACTTTGCTGAAATACCGATGTACTTATCTGAAGAACAATTCGAAATGTTTAAATCGGGTTCGAAACCAGCAGATTGGCATACTGAGCCTCCAACGTTAGATGAGATTTCTGAAATGTTTAATGGGCAAATAGACCACATAAAAAAACACTTAGAGAATCGTTCAATGGATGAAAAGACACCAAAAACATTTAACCTATACGGAAATCCTCAAGAGACTTTAGGAGAAGTGCTTAATTTTTGCCTATATCATGAAGGATTCCATCTTGGATATATTAATGGAAGAACGCCTAAAGGATTTAAAAGAGCTCTAAAATAA